Proteins encoded in a region of the Triticum dicoccoides isolate Atlit2015 ecotype Zavitan chromosome 3A, WEW_v2.0, whole genome shotgun sequence genome:
- the LOC119268807 gene encoding uncharacterized protein LOC119268807 isoform X1, with protein MDGVAVPHQETNPHAIPDPHLTSFLLIFLPWWWRMWLGECVDLGDLVDSSNAVMEMSRENVGCTAQSCQSWRPWMLGLRRHRGRWRRKKYQQDVSIFCEWRLILALLLSGLLPNVEQKLACSIFSELSRQAKLSVCTTVESWAWLRRALSVLWCDFVERRVKRLEVAFCVYVESPGRVWHLQAVLVARLLIIWCVCFYSRLYLFIYGWRCVG; from the exons ATGGACGGCGTCGCTGTGCCCCATCAGGAAACTAATCCTCATGCTATCCCAGATCCACATCTCACTTCTTTTCTCCTGATTTTTCTTCCTTGGTGGTGGCGCATGTGGCTGGGTGAGTGCGTGGATCTCGGCGACCTCGTCGACTCTAGCAACGCGGTCATGGAGATGTCCAGGGAGAACGTGGGCTGCACTGCTCAAAGTTGTCAGAGCTGGAGGCCCTGGATGTTGGGGCTGAGGAGGCATCGAGGGAGGTGGCGGAGGAAGAAATATCAGCAAGACGTGAGTATCTTCTGCGAATGGCGGTTAATTCTTGCCCTCCTGCTATCCGGACTTCTACCAAAT GTTGAGCAGAAGCTCGCTTGTTCAATTTTCTCAG AATTGTCGCGCCAGGCAAAGCTATCGGTATGTACGACAGTAGAAAG TTGGGCGTGGCTTCGTCGTGCATTGAGCGTGCTTTGGTGTGACTTCGTCGAACGTCGAGTGAAGCGGCTGGAGGTGGCTTTTTGTGTCTATGTCGAGTCGCCGGGTCGCGTGTGGCATCTTCAAGCCGTCTTGGTTGCCAGACTTCTAATTATTTGGTGTGTGTGCTTCTACAGCCGGCTCTACTTGTTTATATATGGGTGGAGGTGTGTGGGTTGA
- the LOC119268807 gene encoding uncharacterized protein LOC119268807 isoform X3, which yields MDGVAVPHQETNPHAIPDPHLTSFLLIFLPWWWRMWLGECVDLGDLVDSSNAVMEMSRENVGCTAQSCQSWRPWMLGLRRHRGRWRRKKYQQDVSIFCEWRLILALLLSGLLPNVEQKLACSIFSELSRQAKLSVCTTVERSVICLHPLLQLFKLQKQVGRGFVVH from the exons ATGGACGGCGTCGCTGTGCCCCATCAGGAAACTAATCCTCATGCTATCCCAGATCCACATCTCACTTCTTTTCTCCTGATTTTTCTTCCTTGGTGGTGGCGCATGTGGCTGGGTGAGTGCGTGGATCTCGGCGACCTCGTCGACTCTAGCAACGCGGTCATGGAGATGTCCAGGGAGAACGTGGGCTGCACTGCTCAAAGTTGTCAGAGCTGGAGGCCCTGGATGTTGGGGCTGAGGAGGCATCGAGGGAGGTGGCGGAGGAAGAAATATCAGCAAGACGTGAGTATCTTCTGCGAATGGCGGTTAATTCTTGCCCTCCTGCTATCCGGACTTCTACCAAAT GTTGAGCAGAAGCTCGCTTGTTCAATTTTCTCAG AATTGTCGCGCCAGGCAAAGCTATCGGTATGTACGACAGTAGAAAGGTCGGTGATATGCTTACATCCTCTTCTGCAATTATTTAAGTTACAAAAGCAAG TTGGGCGTGGCTTCGTCGTGCATTGA
- the LOC119268807 gene encoding uncharacterized protein LOC119268807 isoform X2 has translation MDGVAVPHQETNPHAIPDPHLTSFLLIFLPWWWRMWLGECVDLGDLVDSSNAVMEMSRENVGCTAQSCQSWRPWMLGLRRHRGRWRRKKYQQDVSIFCEWRLILALLLSGLLPNVEQKLACSIFSELSRQAKLSVCTTVERSVICLHPLLQLFKLQKQDLAKIACL, from the exons ATGGACGGCGTCGCTGTGCCCCATCAGGAAACTAATCCTCATGCTATCCCAGATCCACATCTCACTTCTTTTCTCCTGATTTTTCTTCCTTGGTGGTGGCGCATGTGGCTGGGTGAGTGCGTGGATCTCGGCGACCTCGTCGACTCTAGCAACGCGGTCATGGAGATGTCCAGGGAGAACGTGGGCTGCACTGCTCAAAGTTGTCAGAGCTGGAGGCCCTGGATGTTGGGGCTGAGGAGGCATCGAGGGAGGTGGCGGAGGAAGAAATATCAGCAAGACGTGAGTATCTTCTGCGAATGGCGGTTAATTCTTGCCCTCCTGCTATCCGGACTTCTACCAAAT GTTGAGCAGAAGCTCGCTTGTTCAATTTTCTCAG AATTGTCGCGCCAGGCAAAGCTATCGGTATGTACGACAGTAGAAAGGTCGGTGATATGCTTACATCCTCTTCTGCAATTATTTAAGTTACAAAAGCAAG ATTTggctaaaatagcatgtttgtaa